A part of Halobacillus shinanisalinarum genomic DNA contains:
- a CDS encoding XapX domain-containing protein codes for MKEVFLALLTGFIVGIIFAGFKLPIPAPPALAGVAGIVGIYLGFRFVAWVGPMVLTIFK; via the coding sequence ATGAAGGAAGTCTTTCTAGCGTTACTTACAGGATTTATCGTAGGAATTATTTTTGCTGGGTTTAAATTGCCGATCCCGGCTCCTCCAGCGTTGGCTGGAGTCGCGGGAATCGTTGGCATTTATTTAGGGTTTAGGTTCGTTGCTTGGGTGGGGCCGATGGTGTTGACGATTTTTAAGTGA